In Montipora foliosa isolate CH-2021 chromosome 13, ASM3666993v2, whole genome shotgun sequence, one DNA window encodes the following:
- the LOC137981535 gene encoding uncharacterized protein, whose protein sequence is MELVEPDDLKRTEALFSGLQRKEHLRMKTAHAKKLAALEEKSNRPSTRNTIDCKKWVLNISSKPLTDTEESALQKGMNFAIAQKKIPVAEIVAAVESSISELSAEKKLTVRAQVSEVLSRARPPPSNIPPKEMKASQDLRKDKSRLIISADKGNCTVVMDRKDYDDKVKELRGDESTYKVLKKDPTKKTERDMNGMLLKMKREGTIGEKLYRHLHSSDGLPPRFYGLPKIHKNGNPLRPIVSFISSLTYNLSKYVAKILKPLTGNSAYTVKNSTEFCGSIADINLQGDDELVSFDIVSLFTSIPVDVAVNVAYNRLINDENLPERTALSVTHVIKLLDFCLSTTNFQYGHEHYRQIHGTAVGSPVSAVMANMVMEDLEERALTTVTKQPLFWKRFVDDVSTTTKFDSTQTFLEHLNSIEPCIKFTVERESEGKIAFLDTMVHHQEDGRLTTTVYRKPTHTDRYLSFSSHHPSMHKRAVVKSLMDRAERIPTTKSDRSKEKQQVISTLQSNGYPKRFILDASKPKPPSKDTINAAESGRGYSTIPYVSGTSEPIKRVLENHGIKVAFKPYQTISQMFPKPKEQIDKEETRGPVYNIPCADCSKSYVGETQRKFSTRKGEDQKAVARRQYKKSALADHVTNTNPDIAWDEATILRTNSNWHQRKILEAWEINCAKDPLNRDDGALLSKEYLHLTLANKKK, encoded by the coding sequence ATGGAACTTGTGGAACCTGACGATCTCAAGCGGACCGAAGCATTGTTCAGTGGTTTACAACGAAAAGAACATTTGAGAATGAAGACGGCACACGCGAAGAAATTGGCAGCACTGGAGGAAAAATCAAATCGACCGTCCACCAGAAACACCATCGACTGCAAAAAATGGGTTTTAAACATCTCGAGTAAACCACTCACGGATACTGAAGAATCTGCATTGCAAAAGGGAATGAATTTTGCTATTGCGCAAAAGAAAATTCCCGTTGCAGAAATTGTGGCTGCCGTGGAAAGCAGCATATCTGAGCTCTCGGCTGAGAAAAAACTTACGGTAAGAGCACAAGTTTCAGAAGTCCTCAGCAGAGCCCGCCCACCGCCATCCAATATTCCGCCGAAGGAAATGAAAGCCTCACAAGACCTCCGAAAGGACAAATCAAGACTCATCATATCGGCGGACAAAGGGAACTGTACAGTTGTCATGGACCGCAAAGATTATGATGATAAAGTAAAAGAACTTCGCGGTGATGAATCGACCTACAAAGTCTTAAAGAAAGATCCAACCAAAAAGACGGAAAGAGACATGAACGGCATGTTGCTGAAAATGAAACGGGAAGGGACGATCGGGGAAAAACTGTACAGACACCTTCACAGCTCGGATGGCCTACCCCCTCGATTTTATGGTTTGCCCAAAATCCACAAGAACGGAAACCCATTACGACCCATCGTCTCATTTATTTCGTCCCTGACGTATAATCTTTCCAAGTATGTGGCTAAGATCTTAAAACCCCTGACTGGCAACTCCGCCTATACCGTCAAGAATAGCACTGAGTTCTGTGGAAGCATTGCTGACATCAATCTTCAGGGTGACGACGAGCTTGTCTCCTTCGACATCGTCTCTTTGTTTACGTCAATTCCGGTAGATGTAGCTGTTAATGTTGCTTACAACCGCCTGATTAATGACGAAAATCTACCAGAAAGGACGGCCCTATCGGTTACTCACGTTATTAAATTACTTGATTTCTGCTTGTCAACCACCAACTTTCAATACGGCCACGAACATTATCGGCAGATCCATGGGACAGCTGTGGGTTCACCCGTTTCCGCCGTAATGGCAAATATGGTCATGGAAGACCTTGAAGAAAGAGCACTAACTACTGTCACCAAACAACCTCTGTTTTGGAAAAGATTTGTGGACGACGTGAGTACAACCACGAAATTTGATAGTACTCAGACTTTTCTCGAACACCTGAATTCAATTGAACCCTGCATTAAATTCACGGTTGAACGCGAAAGCGAGGGAAAAATTGCCTTCCTTGACACTATGGTTCACCACCAGGAAGACGGAAGATTAACTACCACTGTTTACCGGAAACCTACTCACACTGATCGCTATCTGTCTTTTTCATCGCACCATCCTAGTATGCACAAGCGAGCTGTGGTTAAATCATTGATGGATCGGGCTGAAAGAATCCCCACAACAAAATCTGATCGAAGTAAGGAAAAGCAACAAGTAATATCGACATTACAGTCCAATGGATACCCCAAGCGGTTTATTTTGGATGCCAGCAAGCCTAAACCACCGTCGAAGGACACAATCAACGCTGCAGAATCCGGGCGGGGCTATAGCACAATTCCATACGTTAGCGGGACCTCTGAGCCAATAAAGAGAGTTTTGGAAAACCACGGCATCAAAGTGGCATTCAAACCCTATCAAACAATAAGCCAGATGTTTCCCAAACCGAAAGAGCAAATAGACAAAGAAGAAACTCGTGGCCCTGTTTATAACATTCCTTGCGCTGATTGTAGCAAGAGCTACGTCGGCGAAACGCAAAGAAAATTCTCAACAAGAAAAGGCGAGGACCAGAAGGCTGTCGCACGGAGACAATACAAAAAATCAGCACTTGCAGACCACGTGACAAATACTAATCCCGATATCGCATGGGATGAGGCCACAATTCTCAGGACTAATAGTAATTGGCACCAAAGGAAGATTTTGGAAGCTTGGGAGATTAATTGCGCGAAAGATCCGCTCAACCGAGATGACGGGGCGTTACTCTCCAAGGAGTATTTACACTTGACCCtcgcaaacaagaaaaaatga